DNA from Plasmodium yoelii strain 17X genome assembly, chromosome: 13:
CCTTCTTTAAATTTTCTTTGTTATTGCTTAAAtaggaaaatataatttttatccttttctctatttctatatttatatattttttgtttttagcATAACTAGCATCATTATTCTTTTGATGTATTATTTGCATTAACCTATGGAAAAATGTAACATGATTAATTATATTCGTATTCTTTTCATTAtcttttactatttttattatttctaaaatattgtcactttttaaaatatccttatttatttttacaacaGTTTTCAATGTATCCTTTTGATTTTTTGTTATTGTTGTAAAGAActtatcattttcataagCATGATTTCGTAATTTCCGTAATTTTGTAAGTGATCCACAAATTCTCAACATCAAATCCGGTTTTTCGTTAGCACAGTAATTATTTAAGGCGCTTCAATATGTAGCAATATCTCTATATATGTTtgacatattatttttgcatatattatttatgtgctcatttttttctccaAACATTTACCCCATCTTTACTTCAGTTTTATGAGCGTAAAgcgataaaataaaaaatactcTCTATATATAGTGAAATATGCTTTTGCGTGATTATATaacttaaaattttttaaaatgtacAGTATTAATTGAAATATTTAAAGGAAATAACTTTTATTtactaaaataaataaattaataaaatgtaatagagagaaaatatacatataacaAGTAAATGCACGCTCAACGACAAACAAAAAACGTTACATATAGAGAAAAagggaaataaaaatatatcccTTAACTGtttcaaaatttatttatcttttatttcGTATATATTTTAGGAAATCTGTGAACATAATTTGATCCTAAATTTGAAGAACAATAAATTATTgatgtaaataataattttttttttaccattaagatattattatttcttaaAATTTTACCATATGATATATTATAGAACGAACATAaggaatatataatatagaaatgattaaaaatattttgtggcattttaataaataatatacctataacttataaaatatgtctaCATGCTCACATGTTTTTATCTCAAAAATATGGAGATATTGAAACATATTCAATGGTGTGTGCTTTCAAAATAAACAGCTAAAAAGGAAAAACGTTTTACATCCtagtaaatattattaattttgttttaatcttatatattgttttctccttaaaaaatatgtattgcTAACACACAaggttttattttattgacAAAATACATTTATCAGACTTTTATCTTTATGGAAATTTTAagttattttgaaaatattatatacatattttccTTAATAAAATACGTATATACTGTGTGCCAATTTTTTTGGAAAGTACAAGTTATAATATCAGGCTACATTATTTTCCCAATTGcttttgtattatataataatagattataaaaattgaaaaaaacagctatatattttttttaattaaacacaaatgaaatatatattactttCATAGTACGTCAAGATAATTCccaataaatttatatatggctttaacaatattatataataaatgttcttatatcttttattttattactataatatatattttttatttattatatatattttaccaAATATagagatgaaaaaaaatatattgggTTATATGGGGCTATAGCTTTTTTTATAaccaaaatattttcatgttGTATTGAATTCaagtaaataattttttttttttcgtataACTATATGTATAGcatatattacataaatatagCTATGGAAAATTccttacaattttttttaacgtttaaaatatataatatattttacatacAAATTACTACAATTAAAGTGCATACATTTTCCCCACTATTAAAAACACATATATAAAAGAGTCTCGACCAAAGTAAAAATGTACCTAAAAgaatacaatatatataaccgtgtttgttattttttacaaaaatgttataagccccattatatataaattaaaatttaaaatatactgaatattaattatgcgcatatatatattatatcgAATTAAATCCACGATCAATATATAAcgtatatttttctatataatgTAAAACACATATTATAGCATTataattatgtttatttgtatagtatacatacaaaaaaattaaagtttatattaacataatatatatttataacatttccactttaattttattaaaaaaaattattttatataaattttcataaataaaaaataattaaatataactaCATTCCTTTTGTAACACCATCGCAAAGGATAATTATCAACTTtcatattattgtttttttgaacttttttgaattatttataaaaaccCTTTAGAAAAAATGCCGtaagttttaaaaaatatacataaaaaagaaattatatacatgGGAATAAATGTTCATAGTATTATATGTGTTCCTTTatgtatagatatatgtacgttgttttttctttttttttaaataattttatttgattaaCCTTTATATTATGTAATTATACATTTAATATGTAGATATTATGTCCCTTTTTTTCTACATTTATTATGCATtgaatatatcatattttattttttatatattcgtGGAAATATATACGAAATGAAAATGCTTTAATATGTAGTGTTTTGTgtgtaatattattatgtaaaaatcgtatacatatattgtttaattttttatatataagaaaCAAATTTGTACACCATGGTAATGTGTAGATTTTATATGTGCATACTTTTGTGCCTTTGAATATAACTGAGAACTTATtagttgatatatatattcgaaatattgtatttttgtactttcatgtttttttataaaaaaataatacataattGTGTATGTTTTGTATTTAATTGAACACGCCTTGCTCAAgtgcatgtatatatatatatgctcaTTATTTAcgtattttatttattttgttcttaGACTTTTCCCAATAGTTTTGTGGGCACAAAAAAAAGAGTGCTTATATCTTACCATAGAGTTACAAGATGCAGAAGATGTGAAAATAGACTTAAAAGAAGatagtttatatttttatggaactaaagaaaaaaatgaatatgaatttactttaaattttttaaagcCAATAAATGTTGAGGAATCAAAATATACTACAAAGAGAaacattaaatttaaaatcataaaaaaagaaaaagaaagatGGAAAAGTATAAATAACGATGGAAAAAAACATTGGATAAAATGTGACTGGAACTCTTGGGTTGATACTGATGAAGAAGATAAAACAACTGAATATGATGATATGGCTATGAATAGTTTTGGTGGTATGGGAGGTTTACCAGATATGAGCCAATTTGGCGGCATGGGAGGTATGGGAGGAATGGGCGGCATGGGCGGCCTAGGAG
Protein-coding regions in this window:
- a CDS encoding HSP90 co-chaperone p23, putative, with the translated sequence MPLFPIVLWAQKKECLYLTIELQDAEDVKIDLKEDSLYFYGTKEKNEYEFTLNFLKPINVEESKYTTKRNIKFKIIKKEKERWKSINNDGKKHWIKCDWNSWVDTDEEDKTTEYDDMAMNSFGGMGGLPDMSQFGGMGGMGGMGGMGGLGGMGGMGGLGGMGGMGGMGDIDFSKLGNMGGDMSNLAGLGGMDQFKNMPNMNDDDSSSYGDDSSDDDDEDDDTNKSDADHSHACNDAKCNIDKEGAIHNDDAKVQEPVA